Below is a genomic region from Daphnia pulicaria isolate SC F1-1A chromosome 10, SC_F0-13Bv2, whole genome shotgun sequence.
TTTCTTCTGTCATTTCACCCGGTGCTCCAATCAGTTCATCCACTTCCATATCATTTGGTTCAAAGTCTACTCTCAATTGAGATTCAGATTCAGATTGTAGTTCTTTTTCAGGTGGAATGTGTAGGAGTGTTTCAGTAGTAGGTTCCTGGAACATGTCTTCTGTTGTTACACATGGTAATGCCACAGGTTCAGCTGCTTCCATATCatttacttttcctttttcagcgTCAAGTTGGTGTATAGCTGTAACATAACAtgtcatgtttttaaaaaatatcttattacacttagtttttaatttacctATGCTATTTGACGTTGACTTCTTTGCATGTGATGGGATCAATACATTGGTGTTGTTATTCGACAAAAATGATTGATTGTCCAACTGCAGCTTAGGATTAGCAGCTTTAGACTTTGCTGTTATATTTCGATATGGTGACTTAAACCTATCACTGTGAACATACTTCTTTGCAGCAGGTCTTTCGAGTACGCTGACATCATTTCCTGTTAGAAACATACAGAATTAGCAGTATTAGTATAACTTAACATTGTCAtggataattaaaatttgagaaTACCTAGCAATTTACTGGGCCGAGCACctgattttaatttccatttcgGATAACTGTAAAACACGCCTTGAATTTCTCTCCCTTTAAGTATGTCGTtctcttcaaaatgaatactgcAAATTCTGGACTGGCAAGTGAGTCCTGgctttttaataatttcctGCCAGGAATTTAGACACAACTTCGGTGGATGGAAAAACGCAAgactttcaatttctttgttATAAGAAGatttacaattaaaaacgaaACATGGTTTGCGTGTCATTTTACATTAATCTGCATTTCCGCCATTAAAACGTGAATTCTTCGTTTCTGCAGTAAGCCATTCAGTTAGAGATTGTGTGGGCAGATGGCAGCACTTTCGTAGTAACCATGCCCTGAGGAAAGATCATTGACGGAgaactttcaatttttttcttatgggACCTTATAACACAGACAGTGGGAACCATTATATCTACAACCATGGGCCAGGCTTCCAGAACCTTTATTTAGAAtcagaataaatttatagaaatcTAAACTACTGCATCGATTttcttcaaactttttgtgtaAACTTACAGTAATTTATCTCAGGTCTTAGGTAAGTTTCAATTCATTTGgtaatacaaaattttatttaattttatgcgGATTTAGTCATTAGCTTTTTGTGACTTAGGACAACCACAAAATCCATTAGGTTGTCTGTTGACAGTCTGTTGATGTCTTGttcagtaaaaataaatttcgtcaacagttttgttattgttacaGGATATTGTTTCTCTTTTAGAGAAGTTCAGTGGAACAAAGGTATTTTGGTGTGTGCTATTCCATTTAAGAAATGTACGTAAATTCATCAATTATGCTAGGCAATATTTTGGGATGAACAACTCACTGGCCCCATTGGTTTGGTGGCAGAATACAGTTTTCTTAAGGAACTAGATGTTGTAAAAATGTTCCAGTTAAAACCTGGGCGCTTGCCTTCCATATCTGTTAAAAATATACTGTTCATCACAAGACCTGAAGTTGAGCTGATGGATTGTATTGCCGATAACTTGCACAGGTATGAATAATCTAcatattttaactttaaatagTCAACAATAAGTTAATTTACATTTCAGCGAAGAAAGCCAAGGACATTCTGCTAGTAAGGAATATCAGTTAATTTTTGTCTCCCGACGAAGTGCAGTATGTGAACAGCGGCTCAAGGTTGGTTAAAGTTACTTAAATCagcgaagaagaaattgttgaCAAAATTATTACTTCATTTAGGACAAAGGAGTGTATGGAACTCTTACTTCTATTGATGAACTGCCTGTTGATTTTTTCCCACTAGATAGTGATGTCATTTCAATGGAACTCGATAATGTTTTCAAGGTATTTATTTATGAGCCAAACTTTGAAAGGGATTGCTTGTCatcaatttcttcaaatttattCTCAGGATTTATATGTTGACAATGAAATCAGCTCCTTACACCAAATTGCTCATGGGTTAATGTCCCTCCAAAGTTTATAAGGCATTTTCCCCAACGTTGTAGGTAAGGGGCGCCATGCCCGTAACGTATTCGAATTGATGACTCGAATGCGACGTGATATTGGGGTAGACTGTGATCCCCCCATATCTCCGTTGTTCGACACTCTCATGATCATTGATAGGACTGTAGATTTGATAACTCCTGTTGTCACTCAGTTGACCTATGAGGGTCTTATCGACGAATTCTATGGAATAAAACATAGTAAGAAAGTATTGTTAGCTTCTgagtaaaacaattattttacttgCATTTTGTGGTTTCATTGTTATTTAGATACAGTCAAGCTTCCAGGAGAACATTTTCAAGCCTCATCACATGCGGGCCAGTCACCTCGCTCTGATGGTAGCTCTGTTAAATCTGTTGTTCTAAACTCGGCCGAAGAGCTTTACGCTGATTTGAGgtgaaattttgaatcagaCAAATTTTGCTTCCGACAGttttaaagttatttattTTCGCAGGGACAAGAACTTTTCAGCCGTGGGTACTGCACTCAGTCGCAAAGCTAAAGCTATTTCAGCAGTAGCCTGGATAACGCCATTGTTGCATTTGGAGGTGTTAAGGTTTCTGCATTCGCACGCGATAGTGGAGAAATATTCCTAGACTCCTTCGATGATTCGGTAATCATGGTAAGTTTAAACTCAATAATATTTCTCCAGCAGTTTTTTTcatcgggatttttttttcttgtgtattCTCTTTAGATCAACCCGGATATACCTGATGAAAGGGAGCTGAGGGAGTGGCTTAAAGACAATCAGTAAACAAATCCTTTTTTACTGATTGTCTGAAGATATTAATTACTTTACGTCCTTAAACATCGACTGCAGCTAATTGCCTCCATCTTTTTTCTCGAATTGTTGCCTCCATCTGTTTCCCTGAATTGTTGCCTTGCCTCAAACTTTTTTCCTAAAATATGGCTTCGATCTTGTAACCTGAACTGTTGCCTCGATGTTGTACCCTGAACTGTTGCCTTTTTACCTCAGCCCTTGTGATGGAGAAATTGGGCCACTGTCTGAGTTTAACTCAAGAATTTacattgtttattattttatttcgtaaatgatacagaaaaaaaatccaggaAATTACAATAAACAAAATCTTACGAAATTCctacattttaattgttttgaaaatatAAGCAAAAGCTTTTAACTGATATCTTGCC
It encodes:
- the LOC124314871 gene encoding vacuolar protein sorting-associated protein 33A-like, whose product is MTRMRRDIGVDCDPPISPLFDTLMIIDRTVDLITPVVTQLTYEGLIDEFYGIKHNTVKLPGEHFQASSHAGQSPRSDGSSVKSVVLNSAEELYADLRDKNFSAVGTALSRKAKAISAVAWITPLLHLEVLRFLHSHAIVEKYS